One genomic region from Haloterrigena gelatinilytica encodes:
- the glpR gene encoding HTH-type transcriptional regulator GlpR, protein MLPEQRKRTIVELVSERDGCSVEELSAELDVSKATIRRDLDALEEERLVERSHGGAVPVTAVGREQTYVQKEVQNLEAKTAIGERAATEIHDGQVVFFDSGTTTMQVAKRAPTETAFIPVTNSPLLALELGKNADDVKLTGGTLRHRTRALVGPSAEAFMDRTNFDLLFLGTNGIAGDGSLTTPNEDEARIKELMVESAERVVLVTDETKFGERSFVEFASLADVDVLVTDAEPAGEIEEACAAADVTVGVEVPDDR, encoded by the coding sequence ATGTTACCCGAACAGCGCAAACGGACGATCGTCGAACTCGTGTCGGAGCGGGACGGTTGCTCCGTCGAGGAGCTATCCGCCGAACTCGACGTCTCGAAGGCGACCATCCGGCGGGATCTGGACGCCCTCGAGGAGGAGCGCCTCGTCGAGCGATCCCACGGCGGCGCCGTCCCGGTGACGGCGGTCGGACGCGAGCAGACGTACGTCCAGAAGGAAGTCCAGAACCTCGAGGCGAAGACCGCGATCGGCGAGCGCGCCGCGACGGAGATCCACGACGGGCAGGTCGTCTTCTTCGACTCGGGGACGACGACGATGCAGGTCGCAAAGCGGGCGCCGACCGAGACGGCGTTCATTCCGGTGACGAACTCGCCCCTGCTGGCGCTCGAGCTCGGGAAGAACGCCGACGACGTCAAGCTCACCGGCGGGACGCTCCGCCACCGGACGCGGGCGCTCGTCGGTCCCAGCGCGGAGGCGTTCATGGATCGGACGAACTTCGACCTGCTCTTTCTGGGGACGAACGGTATCGCCGGCGACGGGAGCCTGACGACGCCGAACGAGGACGAGGCCCGGATCAAGGAGCTGATGGTCGAGAGCGCCGAGCGGGTCGTCCTCGTCACGGACGAGACCAAATTCGGCGAGCGGAGCTTCGTCGAGTTCGCGTCGCTCGCCGACGTGGACGTGCTGGTGACCGACGCGGAACCGGCCGGCGAGATCGAGGAGGCCTGCGCGGCGGCCGACGTGACCGTCGGCGTGGAGGTGCCGGATGATCGCTAG
- the pfkB gene encoding 1-phosphofructokinase → MIASVTLNPAVDYTVELSEPLTDGAVARSDEHRYDAGGKGINVSKYLTELGVETVATGVAGGFLGRSLLERLSAAAIDADFVEIDGETRLNTTLLGPDGEYKINQNGPRIAPPAIEEIVDTLREYDPETVVIAGSLPPGTGPETIDRLAAAGPWETVVDVGGATLADLEAEYALCKPNHEELAAATGRRVDDVQSAIAAAEELQTDGFERVVASLGADGAIMATPDRTLRAPAADVDVVDTVGAGDALLSGVLAARTRQESDAVALRSGVAVASRVVSVSGTRAPSLTGLRDERESISVSAY, encoded by the coding sequence ATGATCGCTAGCGTGACGCTCAACCCGGCGGTCGACTACACGGTCGAGCTCTCCGAACCGCTGACCGACGGGGCCGTCGCCCGCTCGGACGAGCACCGCTACGACGCGGGCGGCAAGGGGATCAACGTCTCGAAGTACCTGACCGAACTCGGCGTCGAGACCGTTGCGACCGGCGTCGCCGGCGGCTTCCTCGGTCGCTCGCTCCTCGAGCGACTCTCCGCGGCGGCGATCGACGCCGACTTCGTCGAGATCGACGGCGAGACGCGGCTCAACACCACCCTCCTCGGCCCCGACGGGGAGTACAAGATCAACCAGAACGGCCCTCGGATCGCTCCGCCGGCGATCGAGGAGATCGTCGACACGCTTCGGGAATACGATCCCGAGACGGTCGTGATCGCCGGCAGTCTGCCGCCGGGAACCGGTCCCGAGACGATCGACCGCCTGGCCGCGGCCGGCCCCTGGGAGACGGTCGTCGACGTCGGCGGGGCGACCCTCGCCGACCTCGAGGCCGAGTACGCGCTCTGTAAACCCAACCACGAGGAGCTCGCGGCGGCGACGGGGCGGCGCGTGGACGACGTGCAGTCGGCGATCGCGGCCGCCGAGGAGCTACAGACTGACGGGTTCGAGCGCGTCGTCGCGTCCCTGGGCGCCGACGGCGCGATCATGGCGACGCCCGACCGAACGCTGCGCGCGCCGGCGGCGGACGTCGACGTGGTCGACACCGTCGGAGCGGGCGACGCCCTGTTGTCGGGCGTGCTCGCCGCTCGGACCCGCCAGGAATCGGACGCGGTCGCGCTCAGATCGGGCGTCGCCGTCGCTTCCCGGGTGGTCTCGGTGTCGGGGACGCGAGCGCCGTCGCTGACGGGGCTCCGGGACGAACGCGAGTCGATCAGCGTCTCCGCGTACTGA
- a CDS encoding PTS fructose transporter subunit IIC: protein MENDVESRLRAHLLSVKEDLMTGVSFMIPFVTIGGIFLALAFMVAELPWTAGNTETVFEETGSIAWYMAQIGDLGLTIMIPVLGGYIAYAVADKPGLAPGFILSWAIQQEAIIEAAGLVIGFEADGAAAGFLGAIVAGLLAGYVARWMKGWSVPSVVSQMMPILVIPVFTTLLLAPIVILGLGVPIAMIDDALTSALEGMQGSNAILLGAILGAMMAVDMGGPINKVAYVFGTVLVADQIFAPMAAVMIGGMVPPLGLALSNFIAPQKYSAEMYENAKAAVPLGLAFITEGAIPYAAADPLRVIPSAVLGSATAGAAALWLGVTMPAPHGGIFVVILSSSALLFLACIALGTAVTATVATLIKPDYHERVAGAEPAKSVTDSGQTNAGQTND from the coding sequence ATGGAAAACGATGTAGAATCACGACTCCGCGCCCACCTCCTCTCGGTCAAGGAGGATCTGATGACGGGCGTGTCGTTCATGATCCCGTTCGTGACGATCGGCGGGATCTTCCTCGCGCTCGCGTTCATGGTGGCGGAGCTGCCGTGGACGGCCGGCAACACCGAGACGGTGTTCGAGGAGACGGGCTCGATCGCGTGGTACATGGCCCAGATCGGCGATCTCGGGCTGACGATTATGATCCCCGTCTTGGGCGGGTACATCGCGTACGCGGTCGCGGACAAGCCCGGTCTCGCGCCCGGGTTCATCCTCTCGTGGGCGATCCAGCAGGAGGCGATCATCGAGGCCGCCGGCCTGGTCATCGGATTCGAAGCCGACGGAGCCGCCGCCGGCTTCCTCGGGGCGATCGTCGCCGGGCTGCTCGCCGGCTACGTCGCTCGCTGGATGAAGGGATGGTCGGTGCCGTCGGTCGTCTCCCAGATGATGCCGATCCTCGTGATTCCCGTCTTCACGACGCTGCTGCTCGCCCCGATCGTCATCCTCGGACTCGGCGTCCCGATCGCCATGATCGACGACGCGCTGACGTCCGCGCTCGAGGGGATGCAGGGGTCGAACGCCATCCTGCTCGGGGCGATCCTCGGCGCGATGATGGCGGTCGACATGGGCGGCCCGATCAACAAGGTCGCGTACGTGTTCGGGACCGTCCTCGTCGCGGACCAGATCTTCGCGCCGATGGCCGCCGTGATGATCGGCGGGATGGTCCCGCCGCTGGGCCTCGCGCTCTCGAACTTCATCGCGCCCCAGAAGTACTCCGCGGAGATGTACGAGAACGCGAAGGCGGCCGTCCCGCTCGGCCTCGCCTTCATCACCGAGGGAGCGATCCCATACGCCGCCGCCGACCCGCTCCGGGTGATTCCGTCGGCAGTTCTCGGCAGCGCGACGGCCGGCGCGGCCGCGCTCTGGCTCGGCGTGACGATGCCGGCGCCCCACGGCGGCATCTTCGTCGTGATCCTCTCGAGCAGCGCGCTGCTGTTCCTCGCCTGCATCGCGCTCGGAACGGCGGTCACCGCGACGGTCGCCACGCTGATCAAGCCCGACTACCACGAGCGCGTCGCCGGCGCCGAACCAGCGAAATCCGTAACCGATTCCGGACAGACGAACGCAGGACAGACGAACGACTGA
- a CDS encoding PTS sugar transporter subunit IIA has protein sequence MTVSEPTIDAVLTPELITLEEPPEEKAAAIEFLLDRAVDAGRVTDREAALEALLAREEETTTGVGMGIGIPHAKTDAVAEPTIVFARSSAGIDFDAMDGEPATLLFMLLVPAEGGEDHLELLSSLSRALMHDDVRERLHEADSKAAIEETITEAVA, from the coding sequence ATGACTGTGTCCGAACCCACGATCGACGCCGTACTGACCCCCGAACTGATCACGCTCGAGGAACCGCCCGAAGAGAAGGCGGCCGCGATCGAGTTCCTGCTCGACCGCGCGGTCGACGCCGGCCGGGTCACCGACCGCGAGGCGGCCCTCGAGGCGCTGCTCGCCCGCGAGGAGGAGACGACGACCGGCGTCGGTATGGGAATCGGCATCCCGCACGCGAAGACCGACGCGGTCGCAGAGCCGACCATCGTCTTCGCGCGCTCCTCGGCCGGCATCGACTTCGACGCGATGGACGGCGAGCCGGCGACGCTGCTGTTCATGCTGCTCGTCCCCGCCGAGGGCGGCGAGGACCACCTCGAGCTCCTGAGTTCGCTCTCGCGGGCCCTGATGCACGACGACGTCCGCGAGCGCCTCCACGAGGCCGACTCGAAGGCGGCGATCGAGGAGACGATCACGGAGGCGGTCGCGTGA